A window of the Pseudoliparis swirei isolate HS2019 ecotype Mariana Trench chromosome 13, NWPU_hadal_v1, whole genome shotgun sequence genome harbors these coding sequences:
- the LOC130204143 gene encoding potassium channel subfamily K member 1-like isoform X1, producing MGDVITSFSEVKNEEDPVPRVREDRSHTHRLPLCVIDAHSAESSRTVNGDVMVCSGSDGRCARFVERRQSALNFALLVVGYILYLLVGAGIFSAIERPYEQELRSELKAARRDFLSNNSCVSDARLEELLARALEASNYGVTVVGNKSERNWDFVSSLFFTSTVLTTTGYGHSVPLSDEGKGFCMFYALFGIPITLFLLTVVVQRIMVLVTRRPLAYFHHRWAWAKSKLAAVHATCLTIIMTLLLLLIPAWIFVSLEKEWDFMESVYFCFISLTTIGLGDYVPGENQSGEDLPHPDLYRLAITVYLLLGLVLVVVLLETCYELPQMRRFTQRFYLENVRELDSETTNIIDQDHLSYEQSDPSSPVTDHLPVIPSVSEQAASLRLHSKPAPRGEQDLLSN from the exons ATGGGTGACGTCATCACGAGTTTCAGTGAGGTGAAGAATGAGGAAGATCCTGTCCCCCGGGTGAGAGAGGATAGAAGTCACACACAccgtcttcctctctgtgtgaTTGACGCGCACTCAGCGGAGAGCTCGCGCACAGTTAACGGGGACGTGATGGTCTGCAGCGGCAGCGACGGCCGGTGCGCACGGTTTGTGGAGCGACGCCAGTCCGCGCTGAATTTTGCGCTGCTGGTTGTCGGTTACATCCTCTACCTGCTGGTCGGCGCCGGGATCTTCTCCGCCATCGAGCGGCCCTACGAGCAGGAGCTCCGCAGCGAGCTGAAGGCGGCGCGGCGCGACTTCCTGAGCAACAACAGCTGCGTGTCCGACGCgcgcctggaggagctgctggcccGCGCGCTCGAGGCCAGTAACTACGGGGTGACGGTGGTGGGGAACAAAAGCGAGCGGAACTGGGACTTCGTGTCCTCCCTGTTCTTCACCAGCACCGTGCTGACCACAACAG GTTATGGCCACTCGGTTCCTCTCTCAGACGAAGGGAAGGGCTTCTGCATGTTCTACGCCCTCTTTGGCATCCCAATCACCCTTTTCCTCCTCACTGTTGTGGTGCAGAGGATCATGGTCCTGGTGACTCGGCGCCCATTGGCCTATTTCCACCATCGATGGGCCTGGGCTAAATCAAAGTTAGCCGCCGTACACGCTACCTGCCTTACCATCATCAtgaccctgctcctcctcctcatccctgcGTGGATCTTTGTCAGCCTGGAGAAGGAGTGGGATTTTATGGAGTCTGTGTATTTCTGTTTCATCTCTCTGACAACCATTGGCCTTGGGGATTATGTCCCTGGAGAGAACCAGAGTGGAGAGGACCTCCCACACCCAGACCTCTACAGGCTGGCCATTACAG TGTACTTGCTGCTGGGCTTAGTGCTTGTGGTGGTGCTGCTGGAGACGTGTTACGAGCTTCCCCAGATGAGACGCTTCACACAGAGGTTCTACCTAGAAAATGTCCGGGAGCTGGACTCCGAGACCACCAACATCATCGACCAGGACCACCTGAGCTACGAGCAGAGCGACCCCTCGAGTCCCGTGACCGATCACCTGCCGGTCATCCCTTCTGTGTCGGAGCAGGCCGCTTCCTTACGGCTGCACAGCAAGCCGGCGCCTCGCGGCGAACAGGACCTCCTCTCAAACTGA
- the LOC130204143 gene encoding potassium channel subfamily K member 1-like isoform X2: protein MGDVITSFSEVKNEEDPVPRVREDRSHTHRLPLCVIDAHSAESSRTVNGDVMVCSGSDGRCARFVERRQSALNFALLVVGYILYLLVGAGIFSAIERPYEQELRSELKAARRDFLSNNSCVSDARLEELLARALEASNYGVTVVGNKSERNWDFVSSLFFTSTVLTTTGYGHSVPLSDEGKGFCMFYALFGIPITLFLLTVVVQRIMVLVTRRPLAYFHHRWAWAKSKLAAVHATCLTIIMTLLLLLIPAWIFVSLEKEWDFMESVYFCFISLTTIGLGDYVPGENQSGEDLPHPDLYRLAITGESESRADWRRNPGARSRSWSQHTF from the exons ATGGGTGACGTCATCACGAGTTTCAGTGAGGTGAAGAATGAGGAAGATCCTGTCCCCCGGGTGAGAGAGGATAGAAGTCACACACAccgtcttcctctctgtgtgaTTGACGCGCACTCAGCGGAGAGCTCGCGCACAGTTAACGGGGACGTGATGGTCTGCAGCGGCAGCGACGGCCGGTGCGCACGGTTTGTGGAGCGACGCCAGTCCGCGCTGAATTTTGCGCTGCTGGTTGTCGGTTACATCCTCTACCTGCTGGTCGGCGCCGGGATCTTCTCCGCCATCGAGCGGCCCTACGAGCAGGAGCTCCGCAGCGAGCTGAAGGCGGCGCGGCGCGACTTCCTGAGCAACAACAGCTGCGTGTCCGACGCgcgcctggaggagctgctggcccGCGCGCTCGAGGCCAGTAACTACGGGGTGACGGTGGTGGGGAACAAAAGCGAGCGGAACTGGGACTTCGTGTCCTCCCTGTTCTTCACCAGCACCGTGCTGACCACAACAG GTTATGGCCACTCGGTTCCTCTCTCAGACGAAGGGAAGGGCTTCTGCATGTTCTACGCCCTCTTTGGCATCCCAATCACCCTTTTCCTCCTCACTGTTGTGGTGCAGAGGATCATGGTCCTGGTGACTCGGCGCCCATTGGCCTATTTCCACCATCGATGGGCCTGGGCTAAATCAAAGTTAGCCGCCGTACACGCTACCTGCCTTACCATCATCAtgaccctgctcctcctcctcatccctgcGTGGATCTTTGTCAGCCTGGAGAAGGAGTGGGATTTTATGGAGTCTGTGTATTTCTGTTTCATCTCTCTGACAACCATTGGCCTTGGGGATTATGTCCCTGGAGAGAACCAGAGTGGAGAGGACCTCCCACACCCAGACCTCTACAGGCTGGCCATTACAG